The Acidobacteriota bacterium genomic interval AGCCAGCGTGAATTCTCCTTCAAGGTGGCGATGGTGTCTGACCTCAGATCGTACTTATCGAAATCGAAATAGACAGTCATCAGAATCTTCTGCCGGTTGAGCTCATCGATCGAAATCACTTCTGGAACTTCCTCTTTGCCTGGCGAAACTGTCCAGGTCTCCTTCACATCCTCGGGAATTTCAGAGGGCTTGCTTTCCACGGCTGGTGCTGGAATGGCCTCCTCGGGAAGCGCCGCCGGTTCTTTTTTCATCCTTTTCGCACACGAGCCCAGCAGAGAAAGAGAGAGCAAAAGAACAAGAAAAGTGGCCCATACGATGTGTCCTTTTTTCATACTTTCATGTCCTCCTCAAAATAAAGTGTTTGCCATATCTCCATGATTTTATTTTCCATCGAACTGTGACACCTTGAGGGAATGGTGAGCGTTGGATCGCAGCGAAAAGCGTCGTGAGGGCGAGCAGGCATGGTTCCCTGGCGAAGCCAGGGAGAGCGAGCCCGAGAGGTGATTTCCTCGCCGGGGAAATCACCTCGTCTTTTCCTGCGATCAACGCGAACCATGGGTACCCATCTGCCGCAATTGTGCGAGAAACTAATATGTCATCCCTCCATTTATGCTCGCGATGGGAAATCTTTCGCTTCTGAGCGAAAGGTTTCCGCAAACTAATGAATCTCCTGCAAT includes:
- the pal gene encoding peptidoglycan-associated lipoprotein Pal, with translation MKKGHIVWATFLVLLLSLSLLGSCAKRMKKEPAALPEEAIPAPAVESKPSEIPEDVKETWTVSPGKEEVPEVISIDELNRQKILMTVYFDFDKYDLRSDTIATLKENSRWLQEHSQYKILLEGHCDERGTIEYNLELGAKRANAVRNYLLNLGLNAVRFKIISYGEERPADPGHGEEAWAKNRRVEFVIEE